In one Candidatus Planktophila vernalis genomic region, the following are encoded:
- a CDS encoding SDR family NAD(P)-dependent oxidoreductase — protein sequence MSILDRFRLDSKVAVVTGASSGLGVAFAKALAEAGADVVLGARRTDRLDETGALVTATGRKYAALTTDVTKVEDCDALIALAMEKFGRVDILVNNAGVGTAVPATHETPEQFKSVIDVNLFGAYWMSQAFARANKGGGAIVNISSILGLKPQGLPQAAYASSKAGLIGLTRDLAAQWTGRKNIRVNALAPGFFPSEMSDELPKDMVEMVKMFTPAGRLGDPEELAATLIWLVSDASSYVTGITVPVDGGLVMP from the coding sequence ATGAGCATTCTGGACCGCTTCCGTTTAGATTCAAAAGTGGCAGTGGTCACCGGCGCATCCTCAGGTCTTGGCGTTGCATTTGCTAAAGCCTTAGCCGAGGCAGGAGCAGACGTTGTTCTAGGTGCTCGTCGCACAGATCGCCTGGATGAAACAGGTGCTCTAGTAACAGCTACTGGGCGCAAATACGCAGCCCTCACAACAGATGTGACAAAGGTTGAGGATTGCGATGCACTCATTGCTCTGGCCATGGAAAAGTTTGGCCGCGTTGATATCTTGGTTAATAACGCAGGTGTTGGCACAGCAGTTCCTGCAACCCATGAAACACCAGAGCAATTTAAATCTGTTATTGATGTCAATCTCTTTGGTGCTTATTGGATGTCTCAAGCTTTTGCTAGAGCAAACAAAGGCGGCGGCGCTATTGTTAACATCTCAAGCATCTTGGGATTAAAGCCTCAAGGTCTGCCACAAGCAGCCTATGCCTCCTCTAAGGCAGGTCTAATTGGTTTAACCCGAGATCTAGCTGCGCAGTGGACGGGGCGCAAAAACATCAGAGTGAATGCTCTTGCTCCAGGTTTCTTTCCTTCAGAGATGAGTGATGAACTACCAAAAGATATGGTCGAGATGGTCAAGATGTTCACACCAGCAGGTCGCCTAGGAGATCCAGAGGAGTTAGCAGCAACGCTAATCTGGTTAGTCAGTGATGCTTCTAGTTATGTAACAGGGATTACCGTGCCAGTTGATGGTGGATTGGTGATGCCGTAG
- a CDS encoding acyl-CoA dehydrogenase family protein, translating to MDFSLSAKTSQYAAKLQAFMDSDVFPSEAIYEKQREELAAAGKPHGLPPVVEELKKKARALGLWNLFLPHSHNPEHGLSVTEYATLAEITGWSPELAPEAINCAAPDTGNMELLDMFATEEQKKTWLEPLLDGRIRSAFAMTEPDVASSDARNIRTSITTDGNDFVINGTKWWTTGAMDERCQILIVMGKTNPEADDHHQQSMVLVPMNTPGVKVERNLTVFGYVDQHGHAEVSFTNVRVPKTNLLGAQGEGFALAQARLGPGRIHHCMRAIGMAERALSLMIKRTVSREAFGKELVKQGVIQEWIAQARIDIEQARLLVLKAAWMIDTVGAKGARKEIAAIKVAVPQMAERIIDHAIQSYGGAGVSQDTPLASLYAGMRTLRIVDGPDEVHIRDIARLEIKPYLS from the coding sequence ATGGACTTCTCCTTAAGCGCTAAGACAAGCCAATACGCAGCCAAACTGCAAGCTTTCATGGACTCTGATGTTTTTCCATCAGAGGCAATCTATGAAAAACAACGCGAAGAGTTAGCAGCTGCCGGCAAACCACATGGCCTTCCCCCTGTTGTGGAAGAGCTCAAGAAGAAAGCTCGAGCACTTGGTTTATGGAATCTGTTTTTGCCACATAGTCACAACCCAGAACATGGTTTATCTGTGACTGAGTATGCAACGCTGGCAGAGATAACTGGTTGGTCTCCTGAGTTAGCACCAGAGGCAATCAACTGCGCAGCACCTGACACAGGCAACATGGAGCTGCTAGATATGTTTGCAACCGAGGAACAAAAGAAGACTTGGTTAGAACCACTCCTTGATGGCCGTATTCGTTCTGCCTTTGCAATGACAGAGCCTGATGTGGCATCAAGTGATGCTAGAAACATTAGAACCTCTATTACTACTGACGGTAATGATTTCGTCATCAATGGCACAAAGTGGTGGACAACAGGTGCGATGGATGAGCGTTGTCAGATTCTTATTGTGATGGGCAAAACTAATCCTGAAGCAGATGATCACCATCAGCAATCTATGGTGCTGGTGCCGATGAATACTCCAGGAGTTAAAGTTGAGCGCAACTTAACTGTCTTTGGTTATGTGGATCAACATGGTCATGCTGAAGTTTCCTTTACGAATGTGCGAGTACCAAAGACAAACCTTCTTGGGGCCCAAGGTGAAGGCTTTGCACTAGCCCAAGCCCGCCTTGGTCCTGGTCGTATTCATCACTGCATGAGAGCTATTGGTATGGCAGAACGTGCTTTGTCTCTGATGATTAAGCGCACGGTCTCACGTGAGGCTTTTGGTAAAGAGCTTGTAAAACAAGGAGTAATCCAAGAGTGGATTGCCCAAGCACGCATTGATATTGAACAAGCACGTTTGTTAGTACTCAAAGCTGCTTGGATGATTGACACTGTTGGAGCAAAAGGTGCTCGCAAAGAGATTGCTGCAATCAAGGTGGCTGTGCCACAAATGGCAGAGCGCATTATTGATCATGCAATACAAAGCTATGGCGGAGCAGGAGTAAGCCAGGACACTCCCCTTGCATCCCTCTATGCAGGCATGAGAACGCTGCGCATTGTCGATGGCCCAGATGAAGTGCATATTCGAGATATTGCACGTTTAGAAATCAAGCCTTATTTGTCATGA
- a CDS encoding phosphotransferase family protein: MKDLTAVREEDRFDVDAMHAWLQPFITHKDAPQVMQFRSGASNLTYLLQYPGQELVLRRPPVGTKAVSAHDMKREFLIQSRLKPSYDLVPKMFALCEDHSIMGCDFYVMERVVGDIFRRDIEKDITSSDVAIMADSLINGLVQLHGVDASVLSELNKGSGYVARQVEGWSKRYRNALTDDVPNGEKVMAWLDANKPEDVDSCVIHGDWRIDNVVFDLEKARIVGVLDWELATVGDPLMDLGSSLAYWVDRDDEPAFASLRRQPSHLEGMPTRNEFVQRYLELSGRTCADFTFYEVFGLFRLAVIIQQIWARYKVGQTTNPAFAGFGDAVNTLINRAEGKLT; encoded by the coding sequence ATGAAGGATTTAACCGCGGTCCGCGAAGAGGATCGCTTTGATGTTGATGCCATGCATGCATGGTTGCAACCTTTTATTACCCATAAAGATGCTCCGCAGGTTATGCAGTTTAGAAGCGGTGCATCCAATCTGACTTATCTTTTGCAATACCCAGGACAAGAGTTAGTGCTGCGCAGGCCGCCCGTTGGAACTAAGGCAGTCTCTGCTCACGATATGAAGCGTGAGTTCTTAATTCAATCTCGCTTAAAGCCAAGCTATGACTTAGTGCCCAAGATGTTTGCATTATGCGAAGACCACTCCATCATGGGCTGCGATTTCTATGTCATGGAGCGGGTTGTGGGAGATATCTTTAGGAGAGATATCGAAAAAGATATTACTTCCAGTGATGTTGCCATCATGGCTGATTCGCTCATTAATGGTCTGGTGCAACTACACGGTGTTGATGCCTCTGTTTTAAGTGAGCTCAACAAAGGTAGTGGCTATGTGGCACGCCAGGTGGAGGGTTGGTCAAAGCGATATCGCAACGCTTTAACTGATGATGTGCCAAACGGTGAAAAGGTAATGGCGTGGTTAGATGCCAATAAGCCAGAAGATGTTGATTCCTGTGTCATCCATGGTGATTGGCGCATAGATAACGTTGTATTTGATTTAGAGAAAGCACGAATTGTTGGCGTATTGGATTGGGAGCTTGCAACAGTTGGTGATCCTTTGATGGATTTAGGTTCCTCCCTTGCCTATTGGGTGGATCGAGATGATGAACCTGCTTTTGCATCCCTTCGTCGCCAACCTAGTCACCTAGAAGGAATGCCCACACGCAATGAGTTTGTGCAGCGCTATCTAGAGTTAAGCGGTCGCACATGCGCAGACTTTACTTTCTATGAAGTCTTTGGCCTCTTTAGATTAGCTGTGATCATTCAACAGATTTGGGCCCGCTATAAGGTGGGACAAACAACTAATCCAGCATTTGCTGGCTTTGGCGATGCAGTGAACACATTGATTAACCGAGCAGAAGGCAAACTCACATGA
- a CDS encoding zinc-binding dehydrogenase produces MRAGRISVSTRAFEVVDVPTPDAGAGQVRIKVGAAGVCLSDVHFLEGILSPGYLEGDHVTLGHEVAGTIDQVGAGVTTSTVGDRVVVIAGERNANQQITTMGFDYDGGWAEYVVTKAELVAKIPDSLAFEQAAIIPDAVSTPWAAITSTGHVVAGEKVAVFGVGGLGIHAVQLLKIIGASVIAIDPREDARSNALARGADFAFAPDDAELKKHRGLNAVFDFAGVSPVRKQALSMLGEQGRLVIVGIANEPIVIPNDMAFTYMRTQIMGHYGSEAHHVTELIELAASGRLDLSHSVSEVLPLESAGDALDKLANKVGNPIRIVLKP; encoded by the coding sequence ATGAGAGCAGGAAGAATAAGCGTTTCTACACGCGCCTTTGAGGTTGTCGATGTGCCAACGCCAGATGCAGGGGCTGGGCAAGTGAGAATTAAAGTAGGTGCTGCTGGTGTGTGTTTATCTGATGTGCACTTTCTAGAAGGCATTTTATCTCCCGGCTACCTAGAGGGTGATCACGTCACACTCGGTCATGAAGTAGCAGGAACTATTGATCAAGTCGGCGCAGGTGTCACAACATCTACTGTTGGCGATCGAGTTGTAGTTATTGCCGGTGAGCGCAATGCAAACCAACAGATAACAACGATGGGCTTTGACTATGACGGCGGCTGGGCCGAATACGTTGTTACTAAAGCAGAGCTCGTTGCAAAGATTCCTGATTCATTGGCCTTTGAACAAGCAGCAATCATTCCAGATGCTGTTTCAACACCGTGGGCCGCAATTACATCAACGGGACATGTTGTGGCAGGTGAGAAGGTCGCTGTCTTTGGTGTGGGGGGCCTTGGAATACATGCTGTGCAACTACTTAAAATCATTGGCGCATCTGTTATTGCAATTGATCCTCGTGAAGATGCACGCTCTAACGCTCTAGCGCGCGGCGCCGACTTTGCCTTTGCCCCTGATGATGCTGAGTTAAAAAAGCACCGTGGCTTAAACGCAGTCTTTGATTTTGCAGGAGTATCTCCTGTTAGAAAACAGGCGTTATCTATGTTGGGTGAACAAGGGCGCTTAGTTATTGTTGGTATTGCTAATGAACCTATTGTGATTCCAAACGATATGGCCTTTACCTACATGCGTACACAGATCATGGGCCACTATGGCTCAGAGGCCCATCACGTAACTGAGCTCATTGAACTTGCAGCCTCTGGGCGTTTGGATCTCTCTCACTCAGTAAGTGAAGTTTTACCTCTTGAAAGCGCCGGAGATGCGTTGGATAAGTTAGCCAACAAAGTTGGCAACCCAATCCGTATTGTTCTAAAGCCCTAA
- a CDS encoding mycoredoxin has translation MSFVMYSTSWCGYCKRLKSQLADLGVTFDEINIEEVPGTAEIVEKVNGGNRTVPTLVFSDGEAMTNPSAKQVVEKLASLGL, from the coding sequence ATGTCATTTGTCATGTATTCAACTAGCTGGTGTGGCTACTGCAAGCGCCTTAAATCACAACTTGCAGATCTTGGTGTCACATTCGATGAAATCAACATCGAAGAAGTTCCAGGAACTGCTGAGATTGTTGAGAAGGTCAATGGCGGAAATCGCACCGTGCCCACACTTGTATTTAGTGATGGAGAGGCAATGACTAACCCATCTGCCAAGCAAGTAGTGGAGAAGTTGGCCTCTTTAGGGCTTTAG
- the heR gene encoding heliorhodopsin HeR translates to MSKEITSSTLRRYNLIAGVFHLAQMLVVLALSNDFSLPIVARYMSGPPGSTFADPITLLNTPVGLTVAIFLGLSAFFHFLVASPQYFGRYSTGIAAQRNYFRWVEYSISSSVMIVLIAQICGVSDVSALIAIFGVNASMILFGCLQEKYESPGNGGWLPFIFGCIAGIVPWLSLVFYVFAIGGPGEAKAPAFVYGVVISIFVLFNTFAIVQYLQYKKVGKWSNYIRGEKTYITLSLIAKSALAWQIFASTLVG, encoded by the coding sequence ATGAGCAAAGAGATCACTTCATCCACACTTCGTCGCTACAACCTCATCGCTGGTGTTTTCCACTTAGCCCAAATGCTTGTGGTCCTAGCACTTTCTAATGACTTCTCACTTCCCATCGTTGCCCGCTATATGTCGGGCCCACCAGGAAGTACTTTTGCTGATCCCATCACTTTACTGAACACCCCAGTGGGATTGACAGTTGCAATCTTTCTAGGTCTATCTGCTTTCTTTCACTTCCTGGTTGCATCACCGCAGTACTTTGGTCGCTATAGCACCGGGATAGCTGCGCAGCGTAACTATTTCCGTTGGGTTGAATACAGCATTTCTTCATCAGTAATGATTGTCTTAATCGCTCAGATATGTGGTGTGAGCGATGTGAGCGCTCTTATTGCAATCTTTGGTGTGAACGCCTCAATGATTCTCTTTGGTTGTTTGCAAGAAAAGTATGAGAGCCCAGGAAATGGCGGCTGGCTTCCATTTATTTTTGGCTGCATCGCAGGCATCGTTCCTTGGCTAAGCCTAGTTTTCTATGTCTTTGCAATAGGTGGGCCTGGTGAGGCTAAGGCACCAGCATTTGTCTATGGCGTTGTTATCTCAATCTTTGTTCTCTTTAATACTTTTGCCATCGTGCAGTACTTGCAATATAAAAAGGTGGGCAAGTGGAGTAACTACATCAGGGGAGAGAAGACCTACATCACGCTCTCACTGATCGCTAAATCAGCACTTGCTTGGCAGATCTTTGCTTCAACCCTTGTTGGCTAA
- a CDS encoding DUF4287 domain-containing protein — MATKDPSREAHFPSIEKKYGRTMSYWFSVMKDLADEKYPAQIAFLRENHGFSQAHANALVMYSRGSLTTRKFETPTQFYQSIGKDQAKTMRTIFKAITTKYPKAELVIAWNQPMMKIDGHYVFGASASSKHISISPWSTDVIDAFAHKMEDLVVKKKTIGVPNDWDVDTKLILAMVKARLAECK; from the coding sequence GTGGCTACTAAAGATCCCTCCCGTGAGGCGCATTTTCCTTCTATAGAGAAAAAGTATGGACGCACAATGTCCTATTGGTTCTCTGTAATGAAGGATTTAGCTGATGAGAAATACCCAGCTCAGATCGCATTCCTTCGTGAAAACCATGGCTTTAGCCAAGCTCATGCAAATGCCCTTGTTATGTATTCCAGGGGCTCACTAACAACCCGCAAATTTGAAACTCCCACACAGTTCTATCAATCAATTGGTAAAGATCAAGCTAAAACGATGCGCACAATCTTTAAGGCAATCACAACCAAATACCCAAAGGCAGAGCTAGTTATTGCGTGGAACCAACCAATGATGAAAATTGATGGCCATTACGTCTTTGGTGCAAGTGCTTCCAGCAAGCACATCTCTATCTCCCCATGGAGCACAGATGTCATTGATGCCTTTGCCCACAAGATGGAAGATCTGGTGGTGAAGAAAAAGACGATTGGTGTGCCCAACGATTGGGATGTTGATACTAAGTTGATTCTGGCGATGGTTAAGGCGAGGTTGGCGGAGTGTAAGTAG
- a CDS encoding DUF1905 domain-containing protein yields the protein MELRFTNELIEWRGPAPFYFIQTPADITEEIKVIAAAKTYGWGVLHTNVTINTTQWKTALIPKDGAYLVPIKNAIRLPQKLELGQRVDVRLSFDL from the coding sequence ATGGAATTACGCTTCACAAACGAGCTCATTGAGTGGCGTGGTCCTGCACCTTTCTACTTCATTCAAACCCCAGCAGATATCACTGAGGAGATAAAGGTTATTGCAGCAGCAAAGACTTATGGCTGGGGAGTCCTACACACCAATGTCACAATCAATACAACCCAATGGAAAACCGCACTCATACCTAAAGATGGTGCTTATTTAGTACCTATTAAGAACGCTATTCGTTTGCCACAGAAGTTAGAGCTAGGGCAGAGAGTTGATGTGAGGCTCTCTTTTGATCTCTAG
- a CDS encoding UbiA family prenyltransferase: MRLLKLRAYLKAAHFGPTMLITAISFVLGVQLWWEGPAYFIAFTVFLGQLIIGWSNDLYDYQDDLKHNRTNKPLVAGTITPENLRKTTFIFIPIAVIANLIGPLGLKGGSVYLLGVGCGIAYNFYFKFSLLSPLPYAIACAALPGSIFYAVNRTPPLWVLAAGSLLGVAFHFLNVIKDLEQDRTSAIGGLPQRLGKKISLAIAIILAVAVGFIFNQSPVSKDFRSIEFQESADSSVFSVGGDRPTFVTLPTGYSQSVPAPLIIDLHGYSGSSADQQGFAKMDVAANKRGVIYAALDGLIDSQGNQFWNASEACCNFNANPVDDVAYIQGLIDEISKKVSVDPKRIYLFGHSNGHFMSYKFACTKPETVAAIAGLAGAMDIALDNCGAKSTVSVLHIHGTNDDVINYDGGQILGNLFTSAQESAKRWAGINQCSLNPRVDNAFDLITILEGKETIPTIYSCPSASVELWTVEDGSHGPILDSSFALQVMDWLLAHPKG; this comes from the coding sequence ATGCGATTGTTAAAACTTCGCGCCTACTTAAAAGCGGCTCACTTTGGGCCGACCATGCTTATTACTGCAATTTCATTTGTTCTGGGCGTACAACTCTGGTGGGAAGGCCCGGCATATTTCATTGCCTTCACAGTCTTTCTTGGCCAATTAATCATTGGCTGGAGCAATGATCTCTATGACTACCAAGATGATTTAAAACATAATCGAACTAATAAGCCTCTAGTTGCAGGAACTATCACGCCGGAAAACCTACGTAAAACAACCTTTATATTTATTCCTATTGCAGTAATTGCAAATCTGATTGGTCCTCTGGGATTAAAGGGTGGCAGTGTTTATTTGTTAGGTGTGGGATGCGGAATTGCATACAACTTCTACTTTAAGTTCTCACTTCTTTCACCACTTCCTTATGCAATTGCATGTGCTGCTTTGCCAGGTTCGATTTTCTATGCAGTAAATCGCACACCACCATTGTGGGTTTTGGCAGCTGGCTCGCTCCTAGGTGTCGCCTTTCATTTTCTCAATGTGATCAAAGATTTGGAACAAGATAGAACTAGCGCAATTGGGGGCTTGCCACAACGCTTGGGGAAGAAGATTTCGCTTGCTATAGCAATTATTCTCGCCGTAGCTGTCGGTTTTATCTTCAATCAAAGTCCTGTGAGCAAAGATTTCAGGTCAATAGAATTTCAAGAAAGTGCAGACTCATCTGTATTTAGCGTTGGGGGAGATCGTCCTACCTTTGTTACTTTGCCCACCGGCTATTCACAAAGCGTTCCTGCGCCTTTGATCATCGATCTCCATGGTTATTCGGGTTCGAGCGCCGACCAACAAGGTTTTGCGAAGATGGACGTTGCGGCAAATAAGCGAGGCGTGATCTATGCAGCTCTCGATGGCCTTATAGATAGTCAGGGCAATCAATTTTGGAATGCTTCTGAAGCATGTTGTAATTTCAATGCCAATCCAGTCGATGATGTCGCATATATTCAAGGCTTGATAGATGAAATATCTAAGAAGGTTTCAGTTGACCCTAAACGTATTTATCTTTTTGGCCATTCCAACGGACACTTTATGAGCTATAAATTTGCGTGCACGAAGCCTGAAACAGTTGCAGCTATCGCAGGATTGGCTGGTGCTATGGATATTGCATTAGATAACTGCGGAGCTAAATCTACTGTAAGTGTCTTACACATTCATGGCACCAATGATGATGTCATTAATTACGATGGTGGTCAGATTTTGGGAAATTTATTTACTTCAGCACAGGAAAGTGCGAAGCGCTGGGCAGGAATTAATCAGTGTTCACTCAATCCAAGAGTGGATAATGCCTTCGATTTAATCACTATCCTTGAGGGAAAAGAAACTATTCCAACTATTTACAGTTGTCCTAGCGCATCGGTTGAATTGTGGACTGTAGAAGATGGTTCCCACGGACCAATACTTGATTCATCGTTCGCCCTGCAAGTCATGGATTGGTTGTTAGCACACCCTAAGGGTTAA
- a CDS encoding primary-amine oxidase, which translates to MSFPHPLDPLSHSEQELIVAHSRKAWKLEDHHLFAMLQLHEPTKAELSSGKKLDRTARVTIWDRKKAVVSEGLITTDGVAKEFVEIPGAKSPVSVVESAVALDVVRKDKSVIEALARRGINDITTVHMETWPIGAQIPAHLDDGRRLIWTPMWHQPTPDANFYAHPIHGLHAIVDIDAEEVVGLEDNADVPIPQTPGPYRESQTGGSVKLKELKIDQPDGPSFDVQGWNIKWERWTFRIGFDQREGLVIHDVHFNDEGKTRKIAHRLSIAELVIPYGDPAQGAYRKNAFDTGEFGLGNFTNSLTLGCDCLGEIVYLDAAVTEGDGTVRTIKNAICMHEEDFGILWKHVDVDGHTEVRRGRRFVASSIVTVNNYEYGYFWYFYQDGSIEFEAKLTGIVLTLADKPGADHPSATELEPGLWAPYHQHILCARMDLEIDGVNNSVVEIESFAHPVGEKNPYGGAYETSETVLKSESAAQRLVDPIKSRFWKVVNPNKKNHVGHSIAYKLIPGHTTYPLAHKESVLGKRAGFMYSHLWVTPNVESERYPAGDYPFQHEGGAGLPEWTKNDRSIENTDVVLWHVFGTNHIPRTEDWPVMPVERTGFHLKPSGFFRRSPAMDVASSEAVDTACDC; encoded by the coding sequence ATGTCATTCCCGCATCCATTAGATCCATTAAGCCATAGTGAGCAAGAGTTAATCGTTGCCCATTCTAGAAAAGCCTGGAAGTTAGAAGACCATCATCTCTTTGCAATGTTGCAACTACATGAGCCAACAAAGGCAGAGCTTTCATCGGGCAAGAAACTTGATCGCACAGCCCGCGTAACAATCTGGGATCGCAAAAAGGCTGTAGTGAGTGAAGGTCTTATTACAACCGATGGTGTTGCAAAAGAGTTTGTAGAAATTCCTGGAGCTAAATCTCCGGTGAGCGTTGTTGAATCAGCAGTTGCACTCGATGTGGTGCGCAAAGATAAATCTGTTATTGAGGCCCTTGCTCGCCGTGGAATTAATGACATCACAACAGTTCACATGGAGACCTGGCCAATCGGTGCACAAATTCCAGCGCACTTAGATGATGGTCGCAGACTTATTTGGACGCCGATGTGGCATCAACCAACACCGGATGCAAACTTTTATGCTCACCCAATCCATGGTCTGCATGCAATCGTTGATATCGATGCTGAAGAAGTTGTGGGCCTTGAAGATAACGCTGATGTGCCTATTCCACAGACACCTGGGCCTTATCGTGAATCTCAAACCGGTGGCAGCGTAAAACTAAAAGAGCTCAAGATTGATCAACCAGATGGCCCTTCATTTGATGTGCAAGGTTGGAATATCAAATGGGAGCGTTGGACATTTCGAATTGGCTTTGATCAGCGAGAAGGATTAGTAATCCATGACGTGCACTTTAATGATGAGGGAAAGACACGAAAGATTGCTCACCGCTTATCTATTGCAGAGTTAGTAATTCCTTACGGTGATCCAGCACAGGGTGCTTATCGCAAAAACGCTTTTGACACAGGAGAGTTTGGTTTAGGTAACTTCACTAACTCACTCACTCTTGGCTGTGATTGCCTGGGAGAGATTGTCTATTTAGATGCTGCTGTTACTGAGGGTGATGGCACCGTTCGCACGATAAAGAACGCTATCTGTATGCATGAAGAAGACTTTGGAATCCTATGGAAGCACGTGGACGTTGATGGTCACACAGAAGTGCGCCGTGGACGCCGCTTTGTTGCATCCTCCATTGTTACGGTCAACAACTATGAATACGGATACTTCTGGTATTTCTATCAAGATGGATCAATTGAGTTTGAAGCAAAGCTGACAGGAATTGTTTTAACACTTGCAGATAAGCCAGGTGCCGATCACCCATCGGCCACAGAGTTAGAACCAGGACTTTGGGCGCCATATCACCAACATATTTTGTGTGCTCGTATGGATTTAGAGATCGATGGTGTTAATAACTCAGTTGTTGAGATTGAATCATTTGCTCACCCTGTGGGGGAGAAGAATCCTTATGGTGGTGCTTATGAAACAAGTGAGACTGTCCTTAAGAGTGAGAGTGCAGCACAGCGCTTAGTTGATCCGATTAAGTCTCGTTTTTGGAAAGTTGTTAACCCCAATAAGAAAAATCATGTTGGGCACTCAATTGCTTACAAACTCATCCCGGGTCACACCACCTATCCACTTGCTCATAAAGAATCTGTGTTAGGTAAGCGAGCAGGCTTTATGTATAGCCACTTGTGGGTCACACCTAACGTTGAATCAGAGCGCTATCCAGCAGGAGATTATCCATTCCAACATGAGGGTGGTGCAGGTCTTCCTGAGTGGACTAAAAATGATCGCTCAATTGAAAACACTGACGTTGTTCTTTGGCATGTATTTGGAACTAACCACATTCCTCGCACAGAGGATTGGCCAGTAATGCCAGTAGAGCGCACAGGCTTTCACTTAAAGCCATCTGGTTTCTTTAGGAGAAGTCCTGCAATGGATGTTGCTTCATCAGAGGCCGTTGATACTGCATGCGATTGTTAA
- the fdhD gene encoding formate dehydrogenase accessory sulfurtransferase FdhD — translation MPSDELAPSSVARVKVQKTDSDVTSSDSVVVEEPLEIRIKRGKSEDQLGITMRTPGADLELAAGFLWGEGFLKSPDELISVKVCADKSLSLRQRANVVIAEINENAEEAVRILERRFTITSACGVCGSTNISDLHKREVKKVEKAKHSIQELAQMVELLDGRQKIFEKTGGLHAAALVNPEGVAVWVREDVGRHNAVDKVIGAALMDKKLPLADWTLVVSGRVGYELVQKAVCAGISALVGVSAPTSLAVDLAAEFNLTLLAFARGGHAKQYLPS, via the coding sequence ATGCCAAGTGATGAGCTTGCGCCGTCATCTGTTGCGCGAGTTAAAGTTCAAAAAACCGATAGCGATGTTACTTCTTCAGATTCAGTAGTTGTTGAAGAGCCGCTTGAGATTCGAATCAAGCGTGGCAAAAGCGAAGATCAACTAGGAATCACCATGCGCACGCCAGGTGCTGACTTAGAGTTAGCCGCAGGTTTTTTGTGGGGAGAAGGCTTTTTAAAATCTCCTGATGAGTTAATTTCTGTAAAGGTATGTGCAGATAAATCCTTATCTCTTCGCCAACGTGCCAATGTCGTTATTGCTGAAATTAATGAGAATGCCGAAGAAGCAGTTCGCATCCTTGAGAGACGCTTCACCATTACATCGGCGTGTGGGGTGTGTGGATCAACAAACATTAGCGATCTGCATAAGCGCGAAGTGAAGAAAGTAGAGAAGGCTAAACACAGCATTCAAGAGTTGGCCCAGATGGTGGAACTACTAGATGGTCGCCAAAAAATCTTTGAAAAAACAGGTGGACTACATGCTGCAGCGCTAGTTAATCCAGAGGGCGTAGCGGTCTGGGTACGTGAAGATGTTGGTCGACATAACGCAGTCGATAAAGTAATTGGGGCAGCGCTTATGGATAAAAAGCTGCCGTTGGCTGATTGGACTTTAGTTGTCTCTGGCCGTGTGGGTTATGAGTTAGTACAAAAGGCGGTCTGTGCGGGCATTTCTGCATTAGTAGGGGTCAGTGCTCCAACATCTTTGGCCGTTGATTTAGCGGCGGAATTTAACTTAACCCTTCTTGCCTTTGCCCGTGGCGGTCACGCTAAGCAATATCTGCCAAGTTAA